One stretch of Streptomyces peucetius DNA includes these proteins:
- a CDS encoding metallophosphoesterase family protein has translation MIRVAAVGDIHLSPDSRGLLRPAWETLGDCADMLLLAGDLTRHGTVEEAEVVAAEIKGLPVPVVAVLGNHDYHSDQQDEVTDVLERAGATVLEGGSTVLDVGGTRVGIAGTKGFGGGFAGRSAGEFGEPEMRAFVRYSRRCAADLARSLLDLQEQGCEVRIALTHFSPVPDTLAGEPPEIFPFLGSYLLAEAVDETEADLAVHGHAHLGTEHGMTAGGVKVRNVAQPVIGHAFAVYHLPVAARIDVPAIG, from the coding sequence GTGATCCGTGTTGCCGCCGTGGGAGACATCCATCTGTCCCCCGACAGCCGGGGCCTGCTGCGCCCGGCCTGGGAAACGCTCGGCGACTGCGCCGACATGCTGCTGCTGGCCGGGGACCTGACCCGGCACGGCACGGTCGAGGAGGCGGAGGTGGTGGCCGCCGAGATCAAGGGGCTGCCCGTGCCGGTCGTCGCCGTACTCGGCAACCACGACTACCACAGCGATCAGCAGGACGAGGTGACGGACGTGCTGGAGCGCGCCGGTGCGACGGTCCTGGAGGGCGGGAGCACGGTGCTCGACGTCGGCGGCACCAGGGTCGGCATCGCCGGTACGAAAGGGTTCGGAGGCGGCTTCGCGGGCCGCAGTGCCGGCGAGTTCGGCGAGCCGGAGATGCGGGCGTTCGTCCGCTACAGCCGCCGCTGCGCGGCCGATCTGGCCCGTTCCCTGCTGGACCTCCAGGAGCAAGGGTGCGAGGTGCGCATCGCTCTGACGCATTTCTCCCCGGTACCCGACACTCTCGCCGGGGAGCCGCCCGAGATCTTCCCCTTCCTCGGCAGCTATCTGCTCGCCGAGGCGGTCGACGAGACGGAGGCGGACCTGGCCGTGCACGGCCACGCCCACCTGGGCACCGAGCACGGGATGACCGCCGGCGGTGTGAAGGTCCGCAACGTCGCCCAGCCCGTCATCGGGCACGCGTTCGCCGTCTACCACCTGCCGGTGGCGGCGCGCATCGACGTACCGGCCATCGGCTGA
- a CDS encoding SigB/SigF/SigG family RNA polymerase sigma factor encodes MPTFAHTKHSHSDAPDTAEAFRRLAELGDGPERQELRQEIVSAWLPMAQRIAGRFRNRGESLEDLQQVAALGLVKAVDRYDPSRGAFESFAVPTVVGEVKRHFRDHMWALHVPRRVQDLRNRVRFARQDLVQTVSGRAPTVAEIAERAGLCEEDALVGLEALESFTALSLDAELPGADDGYSLSDTLGSADPALDVLVDREAVKPGLRKLPEREQNILYMRFFRDMTQSSIASTLGISQMHVSRLISRSCSQLRNEVMRDEAAHDRVMRNAA; translated from the coding sequence ATGCCCACGTTCGCACACACAAAGCACTCGCATTCGGACGCTCCCGACACCGCGGAGGCCTTCCGCAGGCTGGCCGAACTCGGCGACGGGCCGGAGCGGCAGGAGCTGCGCCAGGAAATCGTGTCGGCCTGGCTGCCGATGGCCCAGCGGATCGCCGGCCGCTTCCGCAACCGGGGCGAGTCCCTCGAGGACCTCCAGCAGGTGGCCGCGCTGGGCCTGGTCAAGGCCGTCGACCGGTACGACCCCTCGCGCGGCGCCTTCGAGAGTTTCGCGGTGCCCACCGTCGTCGGCGAGGTCAAGCGGCACTTCCGCGACCACATGTGGGCGCTGCATGTGCCGCGACGTGTCCAGGATCTGCGCAACCGCGTCCGGTTCGCCCGGCAGGACCTCGTCCAGACGGTCTCGGGGCGTGCCCCGACGGTGGCGGAGATCGCCGAGCGGGCCGGGCTCTGCGAGGAGGACGCGCTGGTCGGCCTGGAGGCGCTGGAGAGCTTCACCGCGCTGTCGCTCGACGCGGAGCTGCCCGGTGCCGACGACGGCTACTCGCTCAGCGACACCCTCGGCTCGGCCGACCCCGCCCTCGACGTGCTCGTCGACCGGGAGGCCGTGAAGCCGGGTCTGCGCAAGCTGCCCGAGCGCGAGCAGAACATCCTCTACATGCGCTTCTTCCGCGACATGACCCAGAGCAGCATCGCCAGCACGCTCGGGATCTCCCAGATGCACGTCTCCCGGCTGATCAGCCGGAGCTGCAGTCAGCTGCGGAACGAGGTCATGCGGGACGAGGCGGCGCACGACAGGGTCATGAGGAACGCCGCATAG
- a CDS encoding PAS domain-containing protein, which produces MAEIDEFGDDLEDFVRRVGELRAARGLPPEEQQTLLDATLFELQHVAETLWPKYERLAGHGPARAAADRTELQLLRALFQRLPLPVALMGGDTVVRRMNLAATDLTGVRAGFAAGRPLSGLLRPGDRAALRSQAAAVARGEGPRSLRVHLQQQPDETLRATLTALRPPNEPQPAVLMVLQSDTVSAAPAGADDTGGAGERSPGQGATGTRLRRVTAPDLAEVAGHAAQMDLLDAMTTALLRAPAGDPEAALAAAAAVLASHVADWVVADLVTGGGLRRTAVLGPDGDEAAAVLGAKISAQDPAGCPLVVESAGEGSPVLQVRPEDLDSFGRDRGGDSVLVQADVTSLMCVPLRAPVGDTDGEAGPVLGVLSMFRSGSAPAFSMAQARAVDVVSRHVALAMRRSS; this is translated from the coding sequence ATGGCGGAGATCGATGAGTTCGGTGACGACCTTGAGGACTTCGTCCGCCGGGTGGGCGAACTGAGAGCCGCACGCGGGCTGCCGCCGGAAGAGCAGCAGACCCTGCTGGACGCCACCCTCTTCGAGCTCCAGCACGTCGCGGAGACGTTGTGGCCGAAGTACGAGCGGCTGGCCGGCCACGGCCCCGCCCGCGCTGCCGCGGACCGTACCGAGCTTCAGCTGCTGCGCGCCCTCTTCCAGCGTCTTCCGCTGCCCGTGGCCCTCATGGGCGGTGACACGGTGGTCAGACGCATGAACCTCGCCGCCACGGACCTCACCGGGGTCCGCGCCGGTTTCGCCGCAGGACGGCCGCTGTCCGGCCTGCTCAGACCCGGCGACCGGGCCGCGCTGCGGTCGCAGGCGGCGGCCGTCGCCCGGGGCGAGGGCCCACGCAGCCTGCGGGTGCACCTGCAGCAGCAGCCGGACGAGACCCTGCGCGCGACACTCACCGCTCTGCGCCCGCCGAACGAGCCGCAGCCGGCCGTGCTGATGGTCCTTCAGTCGGACACGGTTTCCGCCGCCCCGGCCGGCGCCGACGACACCGGCGGCGCGGGCGAGCGGAGTCCCGGGCAGGGTGCCACCGGTACCCGGCTTCGCCGCGTCACCGCTCCCGACCTCGCCGAGGTGGCCGGCCACGCGGCGCAGATGGACCTTCTCGACGCGATGACCACCGCCCTGCTGCGGGCACCGGCCGGTGACCCGGAGGCGGCCCTGGCCGCGGCGGCGGCGGTCCTCGCCTCTCACGTCGCCGACTGGGTCGTCGCCGATCTCGTGACCGGTGGCGGTCTGCGCCGTACGGCTGTGCTGGGACCGGACGGCGACGAGGCGGCGGCCGTGCTGGGCGCGAAGATCTCGGCACAGGACCCCGCCGGCTGTCCACTCGTCGTCGAGAGCGCCGGCGAGGGTTCCCCCGTGCTCCAGGTCCGGCCGGAGGACCTCGACTCGTTCGGACGGGACCGGGGCGGTGACTCGGTGCTCGTCCAGGCCGATGTCACCTCGCTGATGTGCGTACCTCTCCGGGCGCCCGTCGGTGACACGGACGGGGAGGCCGGTCCCGTCCTCGGCGTGCTGTCGATGTTCCGCAGCGGCAGCGCGCCGGCCTTCTCCATGGCGCAGGCACGGGCCGTCGACGTCGTCTCGCGGCATGTGGCGCTCGCTATGCGGCGTTCCTCATGA
- a CDS encoding ANTAR domain-containing response regulator yields the protein MLTPPDSSVDPAATARDLSDFSEAAMRCVDSCCGAAITVADGTSERRAAATHPDLTTLLSVEFDSGQGPTSSALDAGEPVAAADLLDEERWPVYRAAALDSGIRSSVTMPFRRSEVEVTLSLYSFRPGAFAHPSLHPVVVLGEQFAQQLVRDHHYRAALAQVNQLETALDSRAVIDQASGILMHALGCGPAEAFDILRRFSQRTNRKLSAVAEEIVRSRGRSLKEQQRTE from the coding sequence ATGCTGACCCCGCCGGATTCCTCCGTGGATCCCGCGGCCACCGCACGGGACCTCTCGGACTTCAGTGAAGCGGCGATGCGCTGCGTGGACTCCTGTTGCGGCGCCGCCATCACGGTCGCCGACGGCACGTCCGAGCGCCGTGCCGCGGCCACGCATCCAGATCTGACCACACTGCTCTCGGTCGAGTTCGACTCGGGCCAGGGGCCCACGTCGAGCGCTCTGGATGCGGGCGAGCCCGTCGCCGCCGCGGATCTGCTCGACGAGGAGCGCTGGCCCGTCTACCGCGCCGCGGCCCTGGATTCGGGCATCCGCTCCAGTGTCACGATGCCGTTCCGCCGCAGCGAGGTCGAGGTGACGCTGAGTCTCTACAGTTTCCGGCCGGGAGCGTTCGCGCATCCGTCGCTCCACCCGGTCGTCGTCCTGGGCGAGCAGTTCGCCCAGCAGCTGGTGCGCGACCACCACTACCGGGCGGCTCTCGCCCAGGTGAACCAGCTCGAGACCGCCCTGGACTCGCGCGCCGTGATCGACCAGGCGAGCGGCATCCTGATGCACGCCCTCGGCTGCGGCCCCGCGGAGGCGTTCGACATCCTGCGGCGCTTCTCGCAGCGGACCAACCGCAAGCTGAGCGCCGTGGCCGAGGAGATCGTCCGCAGCAGGGGCCGCAGCCTGAAGGAACAGCAGCGCACAGAGTGA